The window TGGATTTGAACGATGAAGAAGCCCGCAAAGTGGGCGCGATTTTGCTGGGCGCCGACTACCAGCCGGTCAGCGAAGACCGTATGGAACTGCTGATGAAGACCTTGCTGGTGGAATGGATCAAGGTGAAGCCCGGCTGCGCGGTTGCAAACAAGAATATCAAGGAAGCCCGGGTCAGGACCCTCACGGGAGCGACCATCATCGCCATCCAGCGCCAGGACCAGATGATCGGCAGCCCCGACATCCAGGAGATGTTGCTTCCCGGAGACATCATTATGGCGGTCGGCAAGAGGGAACAGATCAAGGCTCTAGAGTCTCTGTGCAAAGGTCAGGTGGGATAGCTTATGCCCGAAAGTTGGCCCTTTTTGCTGGTCGGGGGCATAACGCTGTTCCTCTTTTTCATCCTTGGTTTCGCTTCCCGGAAGTTGAAGTTGCCCTCGGTCCTGGGGTTCATTCTCCTGGGTATCGCGCTTGCCGGATGGCTGGGCAAGAGCGGTGAAGCACTGCACTACATCGCCGAAATCGGCATCGTGCTGCTGTTCTTTATCCTCGGCCTGGAGTTCCCTCTGCAGCGGATGAGGGACATCTCCATCAGAATATGGCCGGCGGGGCTACTGGACGTTGTTCTGAATCTGGGTGTCGGCCTGTTGATCGCCCTCCTTTTCGGCCTGAACCTGGTCACCGCCATCCTGATCGGGGCGGTGGTCTACGCCAGCAGTTCTTCCATCACCCTCAAAATGCTGGAGGAAAAGAAGCGCCTGGCCAGCCCCGAGGCCGAGTTCATCCTGGCGCTGCTGATCTTTGAAGACCTGGTGGCGCCGGTCCTGGTGTCCTTTCTGGCCGGTGTGTACACGGGGGCGGAGATTTCTTTTCCGAGCCTGGGGTTTTTACTGGTCAAAATTCTGGCCATCACCGGGGGGGCGATTCTGATCGCCCTCTATGGTTTCCGCAAACTCAGCGTGTTCGTGGAGCGGTACCTGGAAGCGGACTTCATGCCCCTATTTACTATCGGTATCGCCTTCGCCTACGCGGGACTGGCGATGTGGCTCGGCCTGTCCGAAGTGCTGGGCGCCTTCCTCGCCGGGGTGATGCTGTCGGAAACGGGGCGGTCCAAGGAACTGGAACACCTGGTCATGCCGGTGCGTAACATCACGCTGCCGTTCTTCTTCTTCTGGTTCGGCACCACCATCTCCCTCGCTGAGGGCATTCCCATGGCGGGCCTTTTAGCCGTGCTGGCCGTCTGGTCCCTGATCGCCAAGGTGCTGGTGGGCTTCTACGGCGGGAAGATTTACGGCCTGAGCCCGCGGGCGTCGGTGCGCGCCGGCCTGTCCCTGGGGCAGAGGGGAGAGTTCTCCGCCATTATCGCTACCCTGGCGCCGCCGCAGTTGCGAGCCTTCTGCGGCATCTACATCCTGATTACCGCCTTCGCCGGGATATACATGTTCAACAAGGCCCCGAAGTGGGCCCGGTGGGTCAACGACCGGTTTTTCTGCAAGCCGGGGCCAGAGATCAAAGCGGAGAAGGCCTCTTAGGGTCAAGAATTCAGAATTCAGAAGTAAGTGGAGCGATTTGACCCTACGCTGCAAACATCTGTGTGCAAATATGGTAAGCAGAATACTTGGTCCAAGGCCGGACAATGAGTGGATTCTAGATTCTGAATTCTGGCTTCTAAAGTTAGCGGCATCCGGTGCCGGGCGTCGTCCGGCTTCCAGGAAGCGGTATAATGTGGGATATTTTCTTCATCCGCCGAGTATGATACAATCGTAACATACCGGGATTGAGTGCGGTCACCGGCGAGTGGCTTCCGGTGGATTTTGGGGAGGTCGATCATGCGCGTCGCCATGCTGTCACCGATCGCCTGGAGAACGCCGCCGCGTCATTACGGCCCCTGGGAGAGAGTGGTTTCGCTTCTGACCGAGGGGCTGGTGGCCCGGGGCGTCGACGTGACCCTGTTCGCCACGGCCGATTCCCGGACCGGCGGCCGGTTGCGGGCGGTCTGCAATGCAGGTTACGAAGAGGACCCGACGGTTGACCCGAAGGTCTGGGAATGCCTCCACATTGCCGAAGTCTTCGAAGCGGCCGCCGACTTTGACCTGATTCACAACCATTTCGATTTTTTGCCGCTGAGTTACAGCGGCCTGGTAACAACCCCGGTGATCACCACCATCCACGGCTTCTCGTCGCCGGCCATCATGCCCGTATACAAAAAATACAACCGGAGGGTCCATTATGTTTCCATCAGCTGGGCGGACCGGTCCCCGGAGTTAGACTACATCGCCACCGTGCACCATGGGATCGACGTGCGCGAGTTTACTTTCCGGGACCGGGCCGGGGACTACCTCCTGTTTTTTGGGCGGATTCACCCGGACAAGGGCACGCGCGAGGCCGTCGAAATCGCGCGGCGGACAGGACGGCGCCTCGTGATCGCCGGGATCATCCAGGACCGGGAGTATTACGAGCGGGAAGTGGAACCCCACTTAGACGGCGCGCGCGTGACTTACGTGGGCAGTGTCGGGCCGAAAGAGCGGGACCGGCTCCTGGGCGGGGCGTTTGCCCTGCTGCACCCAATCAACTTCGCCGAACCTTTCGGGCTTTCCGTGGTGGAGGCCCTGGCCTGCGGCACCCCGGTTGTCGCCTTCAACCGGGGCAGTATGCCCGAGTTAATCAACGAGGGAGAGACTGGATTTTTGGTTTCCAGTGTAGAGGAGGCCGCGGCGGCGGTGGAGAAGGTTCAATTAATCGACCGGGCGCGCTGCCGCCGGGAGGTCGAGCGGCGCTTCACTGCGGACCGGATGGTGGACGATTACCTCCGTGTATACGAACAGGTGGTCCAAGGCGGGCTGGAGGTGTGGAAAATCGGCGTGGAACAAAAAGGCTGTAAGGGGGTGCACAGATGACGGCTTCGGAGCGAAGGTGGTTCCCCGTGGCAGTAATCATGGCCGGGGGGGTAGGCACCCGGTTCTGGCCGTTGAGCACGGAGGACCGGCCCAAGCAGTTCCTGCAGTTGTTCGGTGAGCGTTCGCTCCTGCAGCAGACCCGCGACCGCCTGGCGGCGTTCGTGGCGCCGGAGCATACCCTGGTGCTCACCAACGAGCGATTCACCTACCTGGTGCGCGCGCAGCTTCCCGAGATTCCGGAGGCGAACATCATCGGTGAACCGGCCCGGCGGGATACGGCCGGCGCTGTGACCCTGGCCGCCCTTTTATGCCGCCGGCGCTTCGGCGACCCGGCAATGATCGTGCTGCCTGCCGACCACGTGATCCAACCGGTGGAGGAGTTCCAGCGGGTGCTGGCGTCGGCTCTGGAAGCCGCCCGGCGGGAAAAAGCCCTGTACGCTTTCGGCATCCCGCCGACCCACCCGGCCACCGGCTACGGCTATCTGGAGCGCGGAGAAAAGGTGCTCGACGACGGCGGCGTGGTGCACTACCGGCTGCTGCGGTTCAAGGAAAAGCCGGACGCCGAAACGGCCCGCGCCTACGTGGACAGCGGCCGGTTCTTCTGGAATAGCGGGATCTTCGTCTGGACGGCAGACACCATCCTGGAGGCGGTGCGAAAACACCTGCCCGGGCACCTGGGGGTGCTCGAACCCTTGGCCGCCCTCGACGGTTCTGATGACTGGACCACCGGGCTGCGGCGCCTGTTCCCGTTGCTGCCCGCGGTGTCCATCGATTACGGGGTGATGGAAAAAGCGGAAAACGTGCGGGCCGTGGCGGCCACCTTCTCTTGGAGTGACGTCGGCGGGTGGACGGCCCTGGAACCCTTCCTGGAAAAGGACACGTCCAACAACGCCTGCCGGGGCCGGGTGCGGTCGCTGAAGGCAGGGTCCAACATCGTCTTCTGCGAAGATCCCGAAGAAACCGTCAGCCTGATCGGGGTACGGGACCTGATTGTGGTGCGGGCCGGCAAACAGACCCTGGTCGTACCCAGGCAACGGGCCGAGGAGTTGAAGGAGTTGGCTGAACCCAAGAAACGTACGGTATGCTTCAAGGCGTACGACATCAGGGGCCGGGTTCCGGACGATTTGAACGAGGACATTGCCTACGCCGTTGGACAGGCCTATACGGCGCTGTTCCGGCCGGCCCGGGTGGTGGTGGGCCGTGATGTGCGCCATTCGAGCCCGCCTTTGAGCCGGGCGCTGATCAGGGGCTTGACCGACAGCGGAGTGGACGTGCTAGATATCGGCCTTTGCGGCACCGAGCAGGTTTACTTCGCGACCTTTGACCTGGGGGTCGACGGCGGAATCATGGTCACCGCCAGTCACAATCCGGTGGACTACAACGGCATGAAACTGGTCCGGAAGGAAGCCCGGCCGGTGAGCGGCGATTCCGGACTGCGGGAGATGGAGGCGCTGCTGGCGGGCGGCGACCTGGCGGCCAGGCTCCCGAAGCGTGCGCGTCCGCCGGGCCGGGTGACCCGGGTGGAGATTATGGACCGCTACGTGGCCCACCTTCTGCGGTACGTGGACGTGTCCATCCTGAAACCGTACAAGGTGGTGTGCAACGCCGGCAACGGGGGGGCCGGGCTGGTGATCGACGCGCTGGAAAAGCACTTGCCCTTCCGGTTCAGCAAGTACTTCTTCGAACCGGACGGCACTTTCCCCAACGGCGTGCCAAACCCGCTGCTGCCGGAGAACCGCCGGGTGACTTCGGAAGCGGTCCTGCGGGAGGGGGCGGACATCGGCATCGCCTGGGACGGTGACTTTGACCGGTGCTTCCTCTTCGACGAGAAAGGAGCCTTCGTCGAGGGCTACTACATTGTCGGTCTCCTGGCGGGGCACCAACTGGCGCTTCATCCTGGGGCGAAGATCATTCACGATCCCCGGCTGACCTGGAATACAATAGAAATAGTACGCCAGGCGGGCGGGATACCCGTGCTGAACAAGACCGGGCACGCGTTCATCAAGGAGCGCATGCGCGCCGAAGACGCCGTTTACGGCGGCGAGATGTCGGCCCACCACTACTTCCGTGATTTCGCCTACTGCGACAGCGGCATGATCCCCTGGCTTTTGGTGCTGGAGATCATGAGCCGGACCGGGAAGCCGCTTTCGGAGTTGGTGGGCGAGCGGATGCGGCTTTTCCCCATCAGCGGAGAAATCAACCGGTCGGTGGCCGACCCTGCCGCGGTACTCGCCCGGGTGCGGGCTAGATATGAGCCCGAAGCGCTCAACGTGGACGAAACCGACGGGATCAGCCTGGAGTTTGAGCGTTGGCGTTTCAATCTGCGCCTGTCGAACACCGAACCCGTGGTCCGGCTGAACGTGGAGACGCGCGGTGATGAGGCACTCTTGAGGCAAAAAACTGCGGAGATACTGGCGGAAATGGACGGCCAAGGTTAACGGCAATCATTTTGGAAAAGGCGGTAGAAACAATGGCGCAGCGAGGCGCACTCTGCGTGGTGGCCACCCGGAGGGCCGAAATCAGGCAGGCCGATTCTTCGCGGGTGATCACCAAGCTCTTCATCCCGGGCAACGAAGACCGGGTACGCCGGATCATAGACCGTGTGCTGACCCTCTCTGAGGAGCAGGTGACCGTTTTACTGGAGCAGGTGATCGACGAGTTCGCCCACCGGCACCGGCGTTTCCAGGCCGTGCTGATGGATAACTACCGGGCCGTCGCCCGGTTCATCCCGGAGGGCGAGCCGCTTTCCGAAGCCCGGCAGTTGCTGCTGGGCGCGTACTTCACCAGCGAGTACTCGATCCAGTCCGCGGGGGTGCTCAACCCGTCCATCGTGCTGCACCCGGACCAGAGCGGCCTGCGGGAGGGCGAGGCCCGCTACCTGATGACCTACCGTTGCGTGGGGGAGGGGCACATCTCCTCACTGGAGTTTAGAAGTTGCGTGATTACCAGAGATTACGAGATCAAGGCCCGCCCGATCAGCCCCTTCCTGGAAACCCCGGAGGTGCTGCCGTGCGAAACCTTCAACAGGAGTCTTCTGCGGGCGCGGCTCATCCAGAGGGGGGCCTTCAGCAAAGCGGTCGAAAAGCTCGTTGACGAATTGCCTGAAGAGTTCACCCTGGGGGAAATGGAGGCGCTGGAGTCTCGGTTCGAAACGGAACGTACCCTGCCGAAACGCATCCGTGCCGAGATGCGCGATGTGCTGCAGTGGCTGCAGCAGTCCTGCTACCGGGTCCGGTTCCCGCTCGGCACCCGCATTTCGGGCCGGGTCATCTTCCCGGTGGTGGAGAACGAATGCCGGGGGATTGAAGACGCGCGCCTGGTGCGCTTCGTCGACGACGACGGCGAAGTGACCTACTACGCCACCTATACCGGTTACAACGGGTTTGCCATTGTCTCGAAGCTTCTGGAAACCAAGGACTTCCTCAATTTCAAGTCGGTCACCCTGACAGGTAAGGCCGCCCAGAACAAGGGGATGGCGCTTTTCCCGCGCCGCATCAACGGCCGGTACGCGATGCTCTGCCGGCGCGACAACGAGTGCAACTACATCGCCTTTTCGGATTCCCTGTACTCCTGGGACGAAGACGAACTCATCCGTGGGCCGGTCAGCCCCTGGGAGTTTATCCAGATCGGCAACGGGGGATCCCCGATCGAGACGCAGGCGGGATGGTTGGTATTAACCCACGGAGTGGGGCCGATGCGCAAATACTGCCTGGGGGCTGATCTTTTGGATCTGGACGACCCCTCCAAGCTGATCGGGCGCGCGACGGAGCCGATTTTGAGCCCGAACGAATATGAACGCGAAGGCTACGTGCCGAATGTGGTCTACACCTGCGGAGCGGTGGTGCACCACGACGAGCTGATCATCGCCTACGCCATGTCCGACTGGGCGTCCGGGATCGCCACGGTGCCGCTGGACATGTTGCTGAAAAGCCTGACATAGTCCGGGCGTAGGGCGGGAGACCTCGGAGGCGAACAAGGTGAAGAGGGACAGAACGTATGCCCGACCTTGAAACTTTGTCCATTTTATCTCGGAGGTGAACAAAGTGAAAAAGGACAGGCTGAACTCGGTAGCCATGATCGGGACTTACGTGCCTCGGAAATGCGGGATCGCCACCTTCACGCACAACCTGAGCGATGCGTTGGAGGCCGAGCTGGCGAACTGTCCGGTGGCCGTCGTGGCCATGGACGACACGGACAAGGGGTATCCTTACCCCAAGAGGGTGAAATTCCAAATCCGGCAATCCAGCCTACCGGACTACCTGCGGGCTGCCGAATACCTGAACGTGAACCAGGTGGACATCGCTGTCGTACAGCACGAGTACGGGATCTTCGGCGGCCGGAACGGCTGTCACGTGCTCCACCTGGTCCGGAACCTGCGCATGCCGGTGGTGACCACCCTGCACACCGTTCTCACCGAACCTTCAGAACAGCAAGGGTCGATCTTGCTGGAGTTGGCCGAGCATTCGGAACAACTGGTGGTTATGACCAACAAGGGCCGCGAGATACTGCGGAACGTGTACGGCATCTCCGATGACAAAATCACTTGCATCCCGCATGGCATCCCGGATTTCGCCTTCGTTGATCCCAGTTTCTACAAGGATACTCTCGGCATCGAAAACCGCACGGTGCTTCTATCCTTCGGGTTGCTGCATCCCGGCAAGGGCTTCGAGTTGGTGATCCAGGCCCTGCCGGAAGTGCTGAAGCGGCACCCCAACCTGGTTTACATCATCCTGGGGGCGACCCACCCGCACGTGATCAAGAATACCGGTGACGCCTACCGCCACGGCCTGCACCAGTTGGTCAACCGTCTGGGGCTTGAGTCCCACGTGCGCTTTGACAACAAATACGCCGACCAGGACGAGCTTTGCCGCTATATCGGGGCCGCCGACGTTTTTATTACGCCCTACCTGTCACCCTCCCAGATCACCTCCGGCACCCTTTCCTACGCCGTGGGCGCCGGTAAAGCGGTGATTTCCACCCCGTACTGGCACGCCAAGGAGTTGCTCGACAAGGGGCGGGGCCGGTTGGTGCCCTTCGGCGACGTGAACGCCATGGCCCACGCGATCATAGACGTCCTGGATAACGAGCCAGAACGGAACGCTATGCGCAAACGCGCCTACCAGTTCGGCCGCCGAATGGTGTGGAAGGAAGTGGCGCGACGTTACGTGGACCTCTTCGTCCGTGTGCTGGACAAGCCGATGAGCAGGCCGAGGGCTGCCCACGCCGACTACCCGACGCGAATGGTGGAGCAGCTCCCCATTTTGAACCTGCGGCACCTACAACTGATCACCGACGATACGGGGGTCCTGCAGCACTGCGCTTATACCATTCCCAACCGGGAACACGGTTACTGTACCGATGACCAGGCCCGGGCCCTGCTGGCCACTACCATGTGCTATGCGCAGTTCCAGAACAAGAAAGTGATCCCACTGATCCAGAAGTACCTTGCCTTTTTGTTTCACGCCTTCAATCGCGAGAACGGGCGTTTTCGGAACTTCATGTCCTACGATCGGCACTGGCTGGAGGCGGCCGGGAGCGAGGACGCCCACGGCCGTGCCCTGTGGAGCCTGGGGGTGGTGGTTCGGGACGGGCCCAACGAGGCAATCCGTTCACTGGCGACCCGGCTGTTCAACGAGGGCCTGGCAATGATCGAACCCTTCACTTCACCCCGAGCGTGGGCCTTTGCACTGGTGGGCCTCCATTCCTATTTGGAAGCCTACGCCGGAGACGCGGAAGCGCGCCGGCTGCGTGATCTCCTGGT is drawn from Candidatus Desulforudis audaxviator MP104C and contains these coding sequences:
- a CDS encoding cation:proton antiporter regulatory subunit; its protein translation is MKIQSVDLPGIGKKYTIRSAEGQVFVIIIHLTGRREIYFMNDPDDDEPVMTLDLNDEEARKVGAILLGADYQPVSEDRMELLMKTLLVEWIKVKPGCAVANKNIKEARVRTLTGATIIAIQRQDQMIGSPDIQEMLLPGDIIMAVGKREQIKALESLCKGQVG
- a CDS encoding cation:proton antiporter, which encodes MPESWPFLLVGGITLFLFFILGFASRKLKLPSVLGFILLGIALAGWLGKSGEALHYIAEIGIVLLFFILGLEFPLQRMRDISIRIWPAGLLDVVLNLGVGLLIALLFGLNLVTAILIGAVVYASSSSITLKMLEEKKRLASPEAEFILALLIFEDLVAPVLVSFLAGVYTGAEISFPSLGFLLVKILAITGGAILIALYGFRKLSVFVERYLEADFMPLFTIGIAFAYAGLAMWLGLSEVLGAFLAGVMLSETGRSKELEHLVMPVRNITLPFFFFWFGTTISLAEGIPMAGLLAVLAVWSLIAKVLVGFYGGKIYGLSPRASVRAGLSLGQRGEFSAIIATLAPPQLRAFCGIYILITAFAGIYMFNKAPKWARWVNDRFFCKPGPEIKAEKAS
- a CDS encoding glycosyltransferase family 4 protein, which encodes MRVAMLSPIAWRTPPRHYGPWERVVSLLTEGLVARGVDVTLFATADSRTGGRLRAVCNAGYEEDPTVDPKVWECLHIAEVFEAAADFDLIHNHFDFLPLSYSGLVTTPVITTIHGFSSPAIMPVYKKYNRRVHYVSISWADRSPELDYIATVHHGIDVREFTFRDRAGDYLLFFGRIHPDKGTREAVEIARRTGRRLVIAGIIQDREYYEREVEPHLDGARVTYVGSVGPKERDRLLGGAFALLHPINFAEPFGLSVVEALACGTPVVAFNRGSMPELINEGETGFLVSSVEEAAAAVEKVQLIDRARCRREVERRFTADRMVDDYLRVYEQVVQGGLEVWKIGVEQKGCKGVHR
- a CDS encoding glycoside hydrolase family 130 protein, with amino-acid sequence MAQRGALCVVATRRAEIRQADSSRVITKLFIPGNEDRVRRIIDRVLTLSEEQVTVLLEQVIDEFAHRHRRFQAVLMDNYRAVARFIPEGEPLSEARQLLLGAYFTSEYSIQSAGVLNPSIVLHPDQSGLREGEARYLMTYRCVGEGHISSLEFRSCVITRDYEIKARPISPFLETPEVLPCETFNRSLLRARLIQRGAFSKAVEKLVDELPEEFTLGEMEALESRFETERTLPKRIRAEMRDVLQWLQQSCYRVRFPLGTRISGRVIFPVVENECRGIEDARLVRFVDDDGEVTYYATYTGYNGFAIVSKLLETKDFLNFKSVTLTGKAAQNKGMALFPRRINGRYAMLCRRDNECNYIAFSDSLYSWDEDELIRGPVSPWEFIQIGNGGSPIETQAGWLVLTHGVGPMRKYCLGADLLDLDDPSKLIGRATEPILSPNEYEREGYVPNVVYTCGAVVHHDELIIAYAMSDWASGIATVPLDMLLKSLT
- a CDS encoding glycosyltransferase family 4 protein, coding for MKKDRLNSVAMIGTYVPRKCGIATFTHNLSDALEAELANCPVAVVAMDDTDKGYPYPKRVKFQIRQSSLPDYLRAAEYLNVNQVDIAVVQHEYGIFGGRNGCHVLHLVRNLRMPVVTTLHTVLTEPSEQQGSILLELAEHSEQLVVMTNKGREILRNVYGISDDKITCIPHGIPDFAFVDPSFYKDTLGIENRTVLLSFGLLHPGKGFELVIQALPEVLKRHPNLVYIILGATHPHVIKNTGDAYRHGLHQLVNRLGLESHVRFDNKYADQDELCRYIGAADVFITPYLSPSQITSGTLSYAVGAGKAVISTPYWHAKELLDKGRGRLVPFGDVNAMAHAIIDVLDNEPERNAMRKRAYQFGRRMVWKEVARRYVDLFVRVLDKPMSRPRAAHADYPTRMVEQLPILNLRHLQLITDDTGVLQHCAYTIPNREHGYCTDDQARALLATTMCYAQFQNKKVIPLIQKYLAFLFHAFNRENGRFRNFMSYDRHWLEAAGSEDAHGRALWSLGVVVRDGPNEAIRSLATRLFNEGLAMIEPFTSPRAWAFALVGLHSYLEAYAGDAEARRLRDLLVDRLHRAFKQNADAGWFWCEDVVTYDNAKLPHALLLAGRRLPDPDVFKTGLRALEWLLEQQTAETGHLCLIGNAGWLTRDGYRSNFDQQPLDAMALVEACIEAFRGTGDFRWVKEARRCLNWFLGFNDLNLPLYDFTTGGCYDGLTPQGVNANQGAESTLAWLISLLTMFEVVGQQVPMEENGINHNQLVE